The Halarchaeum grantii genome includes a window with the following:
- a CDS encoding twitching motility protein PilT, which translates to MSERVAVDANALMMPVEVGVRVFDELDRVCGDYDAVVPDVVRAELATLSDGAGEEATAASVGADLAARCDTQETDGQYADDALVALAESGAVDAVCTNDGPLRERVLAAGVPVIHLRGRNQLTRTQP; encoded by the coding sequence ATGTCGGAGCGGGTCGCCGTCGACGCGAACGCCCTCATGATGCCCGTCGAGGTGGGCGTCCGGGTGTTCGACGAACTCGACCGGGTCTGTGGCGACTACGACGCGGTCGTGCCGGACGTCGTCCGCGCCGAGCTCGCGACGCTCTCGGACGGCGCCGGCGAGGAAGCGACCGCCGCGTCAGTCGGCGCGGACCTCGCGGCCCGCTGTGACACCCAGGAGACGGACGGACAGTACGCGGACGACGCGCTCGTCGCGCTCGCAGAGTCGGGCGCGGTCGACGCCGTCTGCACGAACGACGGCCCCCTCCGCGAGCGCGTGCTCGCGGCCGGCGTTCCGGTAATCCATTTACGGGGTCGGAATCAACTCACACGCACTCAACCATAG
- a CDS encoding bifunctional N(6)-L-threonylcarbamoyladenine synthase/serine/threonine protein kinase, whose amino-acid sequence MRVVGIEGTAWCASAAVFDSERDAVSIESEAYEPESGGIHPREAAEHMREAIPRVVAAALETAEGPIDAVAFARGPGIGPCLRIVGSAARALAQSLDVPLVGVNHMVAHLEIGRHRSGFESPVCLNASGANAHVLGYHNGRYRVLGETMDTGVGNALDKFTRHVGWSHPGGPKVEEHAERGDYVEFPYVVKGMDFSFSGIMSAAKDAYDDGTPVADVCCGLQETVFAMLTEVAERALSLTGRDELVLGGGVGQNARLREMLAAMCEQRGAEFYAPEARFLRDNAGMIAVLGAKMYGAGDTLDVAASAVDPDFRPDEVPVTWRDDAEDVLLAGAGAPTDVRGAEAVVDVGAETVTKTRRPKAYRHDALDARLRRERTTHEARLLSEARRAGVPTPVVFDVDVPGSTLELERVGEADLRDALSERRVAAVAEHLAALHDAGFVHGDPTTRNARVTRSGTRDERAGRHDPRAARHAQQRDADGPEASRGERAGADATREPRDGGRVYLIDFGLGYYTDDAEDYAMDLHVFEGAIRGTADDPEPLLAAAEAAYREAGDPGVLEQLREIEGRGRYQ is encoded by the coding sequence ATGCGCGTCGTCGGGATCGAGGGGACGGCGTGGTGCGCGAGCGCCGCGGTGTTCGACTCGGAACGTGATGCCGTCAGTATCGAGTCGGAAGCGTACGAACCGGAGAGCGGCGGCATTCATCCGCGCGAGGCCGCCGAGCACATGCGCGAGGCGATCCCGCGCGTCGTCGCGGCCGCACTGGAGACCGCCGAGGGGCCGATCGACGCGGTGGCGTTCGCGCGCGGCCCGGGCATCGGGCCGTGTCTGCGCATCGTCGGGTCGGCGGCGCGCGCGCTCGCACAGAGCCTCGACGTGCCGCTCGTCGGTGTGAACCACATGGTGGCGCACCTCGAGATCGGCCGGCATCGCTCGGGCTTCGAGTCGCCGGTCTGCCTGAACGCGTCGGGCGCGAACGCGCACGTCTTGGGGTATCACAACGGCCGCTATCGCGTGCTCGGCGAGACGATGGACACGGGGGTGGGGAACGCCCTCGACAAGTTCACGCGCCACGTCGGCTGGTCGCATCCGGGCGGCCCGAAGGTCGAGGAGCACGCGGAACGTGGCGACTACGTCGAGTTCCCGTACGTCGTGAAGGGGATGGACTTCTCCTTCTCGGGCATCATGAGCGCCGCGAAGGACGCGTACGACGACGGCACGCCGGTCGCGGACGTCTGCTGTGGTCTCCAGGAGACGGTCTTCGCGATGCTGACGGAGGTCGCGGAGCGCGCCCTCTCGCTGACGGGGCGGGACGAGCTCGTCCTCGGTGGCGGCGTCGGGCAGAACGCGCGCCTGCGGGAGATGCTCGCGGCGATGTGCGAGCAGCGCGGCGCGGAGTTCTACGCGCCCGAGGCGCGCTTCCTCCGGGACAACGCGGGGATGATTGCGGTGCTCGGCGCGAAGATGTACGGCGCGGGCGACACGCTCGACGTCGCGGCGTCGGCGGTCGACCCGGACTTCCGGCCGGACGAGGTGCCGGTGACGTGGCGCGACGACGCCGAGGATGTCCTGCTCGCGGGCGCGGGCGCGCCGACGGACGTCCGGGGCGCGGAGGCGGTGGTGGACGTCGGCGCGGAGACGGTGACGAAGACGCGTCGGCCGAAGGCGTACCGCCACGACGCGCTGGACGCGCGCCTGCGCCGCGAGCGGACGACGCACGAGGCTCGCCTGCTCTCGGAGGCGCGCCGCGCGGGCGTGCCGACGCCCGTCGTCTTCGACGTGGACGTCCCGGGGAGCACGCTCGAACTGGAGCGCGTCGGCGAGGCGGACTTACGCGACGCGCTGAGCGAGCGGCGCGTCGCGGCGGTCGCCGAGCACCTCGCGGCGCTCCACGACGCGGGCTTCGTGCACGGCGACCCGACGACGCGGAACGCCCGCGTCACGCGTAGCGGGACGCGGGACGAGCGAGCGGGGAGGCACGACCCGCGAGCCGCGCGACACGCGCAGCAACGCGACGCCGACGGGCCGGAGGCGTCGCGGGGAGAGCGAGCGGGAGCGGACGCGACACGCGAGCCGCGCGACGGCGGACGCGTCTACCTCATCGACTTCGGTCTCGGCTACTACACGGACGACGCGGAGGACTACGCGATGGACCTCCACGTCTTCGAGGGCGCGATCCGGGGGACGGCCGACGACCCCGAGCCGCTGCTCGCGGCCGCCGAGGCGGCCTATCGGGAGGCGGGCGACCCCGGTGTCCTCGAGCAGCTGCGCGAGATCGAGGGGCGCGGGCGCTACCAGTAG
- a CDS encoding ZIP family metal transporter, translated as MSWFADAFVGVTGSNPVIQALVGGVVIAAFNLVGALGILVWRNPSERALDGALGFAAGVMLAASFTSLILPGIDAGGLVPVLVGLTLGVLALDRADRWVPHVHVLVTGRKRPDAAKATEGEPAAKAAAPPDVDGRIASVLLFIVAITLHNLPEGLAVGVGFGAGDLGEALALMLAIGIQNVPEGLAVAIAARNAGLGTRFYAMVTGLRAGLVEVPVAVLGAWAVLVMEPILPYAMGFAAGAMLYVISDEIIPESHARGYERVATLGTMAGLMVMLTLDVALAA; from the coding sequence GTGAGTTGGTTCGCCGACGCGTTCGTCGGCGTCACGGGCTCGAACCCCGTGATACAGGCGCTCGTCGGCGGCGTCGTCATCGCCGCGTTCAACCTCGTCGGCGCGCTCGGCATCCTCGTCTGGCGGAACCCCTCCGAGCGCGCGCTCGACGGCGCGCTCGGCTTCGCGGCGGGCGTGATGCTCGCCGCGAGCTTCACGAGCCTCATCCTCCCCGGCATCGACGCGGGCGGCCTCGTGCCGGTGCTCGTCGGCCTCACGCTCGGCGTGCTCGCGCTCGACCGTGCGGACCGCTGGGTGCCCCACGTCCACGTGCTCGTGACGGGGCGCAAGCGGCCCGACGCCGCGAAAGCCACCGAGGGCGAGCCCGCCGCGAAGGCCGCCGCGCCTCCCGACGTGGACGGCCGCATCGCATCCGTCCTCCTCTTCATCGTCGCCATCACCCTCCACAACCTCCCGGAGGGCCTCGCGGTCGGCGTCGGCTTCGGCGCGGGCGACCTCGGCGAGGCGCTCGCCCTCATGCTCGCCATCGGCATCCAGAACGTCCCCGAGGGGCTCGCCGTCGCTATCGCCGCGCGGAACGCCGGCCTCGGCACGCGCTTCTACGCGATGGTGACGGGACTGCGCGCGGGCCTCGTCGAGGTGCCGGTCGCCGTCCTCGGCGCGTGGGCCGTCCTCGTGATGGAACCGATCCTCCCGTACGCGATGGGGTTCGCGGCGGGCGCGATGCTCTACGTCATCTCCGACGAGATCATCCCGGAGAGCCACGCGCGGGGCTACGAGCGCGTCGCGACGCTCGGCACCATGGCGGGCCTGATGGTGATGCTCACGCTCGACGTCGCGCTCGCGGCGTGA
- a CDS encoding DNA-directed RNA polymerase, which yields MYKRARLKDTVEVPPRHLADVSPDLVKRLLQDKLEGRMDEDLGSVVTVTEVHDIGDGAVLPNRPGVYYEAEFDAVTFDPEMQEVIDGEVVEVVNFGAFVGIGPVDGLLHVSQISDEYLAYDEQNQQLSSRESSDILGVGDAVRARIVTKSIDERNPRESKIGLTAKQPGLGKHEWLRAADENSEAE from the coding sequence ATGTACAAGCGCGCACGCCTGAAGGACACGGTAGAAGTACCCCCGCGACACCTCGCAGACGTCTCACCGGACCTGGTGAAACGGCTGTTGCAGGACAAACTCGAGGGGCGCATGGACGAAGACCTCGGTAGCGTCGTCACCGTCACGGAGGTTCACGACATCGGCGACGGCGCCGTCCTCCCGAACCGACCTGGGGTGTATTACGAGGCGGAGTTCGACGCCGTCACGTTCGACCCCGAGATGCAGGAAGTCATCGACGGCGAGGTCGTCGAAGTGGTGAACTTCGGGGCGTTCGTCGGCATCGGCCCCGTCGACGGCCTGCTCCACGTCAGCCAGATCAGCGACGAATACCTCGCGTACGACGAGCAGAACCAGCAGCTCTCCTCGCGCGAGTCCAGCGACATCCTCGGCGTCGGTGACGCGGTGCGCGCACGCATCGTCACGAAGAGCATCGACGAGCGCAACCCGCGCGAGTCGAAGATCGGCCTCACCGCGAAGCAGCCGGGGCTGGGCAAGCACGAGTGGCTCCGCGCGGCCGACGAGAACTCGGAGGCCGAGTAG
- a CDS encoding translation initiation factor IF-2 subunit gamma, protein MAGTHRQPEVNIGLVGHVDHGKTTLVRALSGEWTDQHSEEMKRGISIRLGYADATFRRCPEEEPPECYTVEEHCEEHDVDTEVARTVSFVDAPGHETLMATMLSGAALMDGAVLVVGANEEVPQPQTEEHLMALDIIGIENVVIAQNKVDLVDAEQARENYQQIEEFVEGTVAEGAPVVPVSAEQEINLDVLIETIEEEIPTPERDPDADPRMYVARSFDINRPGTTWEGLTGGVLGGSLVAGELDVDDDLELRPGREVEEGGQSEWQPITTNVRSLQAGGENVDTVTPGGLLGVGTGLDPSMTKGDALAGQVAGHPEALPPTWESFEMDVDLLERLVGAEEGETIDPINTGEPLMLTVGTATTVGAVTSARDGECEVNLKRPVCAEEGDVIAINRRVGARWRLIGIGRLQG, encoded by the coding sequence ATGGCAGGAACCCATCGCCAACCGGAGGTGAACATCGGTCTGGTCGGACACGTCGACCACGGGAAGACGACGCTCGTGCGCGCGCTGTCCGGTGAGTGGACCGATCAGCACTCCGAGGAGATGAAGCGCGGCATCTCCATCCGACTCGGCTACGCTGACGCGACCTTCCGCCGCTGTCCCGAGGAGGAACCCCCCGAGTGTTACACGGTCGAGGAGCACTGCGAGGAGCACGACGTCGACACCGAGGTCGCGCGGACGGTCTCGTTCGTCGACGCTCCCGGCCACGAGACGCTCATGGCGACGATGCTCTCCGGTGCGGCGCTCATGGACGGCGCCGTCCTCGTCGTCGGCGCGAACGAGGAGGTGCCCCAGCCACAGACCGAGGAGCACCTCATGGCGCTCGACATCATCGGCATCGAGAACGTGGTCATCGCGCAGAACAAGGTCGACCTCGTGGACGCCGAGCAGGCCCGCGAGAACTACCAGCAGATCGAGGAGTTCGTCGAGGGCACCGTCGCGGAGGGCGCGCCCGTCGTTCCCGTCTCCGCCGAGCAGGAGATCAACCTCGACGTCCTCATCGAGACCATCGAGGAGGAGATTCCGACCCCGGAGCGCGACCCCGACGCCGACCCCCGGATGTACGTCGCGCGCTCCTTCGACATCAACCGCCCCGGCACCACCTGGGAGGGCCTCACCGGCGGCGTTCTGGGTGGAAGCCTCGTCGCCGGCGAACTCGACGTCGACGACGACCTCGAACTCCGGCCGGGCCGTGAGGTCGAGGAGGGCGGCCAGTCCGAGTGGCAGCCCATCACGACGAACGTCCGCTCGCTTCAGGCGGGCGGCGAGAACGTCGACACCGTCACGCCCGGCGGCCTGCTGGGCGTGGGGACCGGCCTCGACCCGAGCATGACGAAGGGCGACGCGCTCGCCGGTCAGGTCGCCGGCCACCCCGAGGCGCTCCCGCCGACGTGGGAGTCCTTCGAGATGGACGTCGACCTGCTCGAGCGCCTCGTCGGCGCCGAGGAGGGCGAGACCATCGACCCCATCAACACCGGCGAACCCCTGATGCTCACCGTCGGCACCGCCACCACGGTCGGTGCCGTCACGTCCGCTCGCGACGGCGAGTGCGAGGTGAACCTCAAGCGCCCGGTCTGCGCCGAGGAGGGCGACGTCATCGCCATCAACCGCCGCGTCGGCGCGCGCTGGCGGCTCATCGGCATCGGCCGACTGCAGGGGTAA
- a CDS encoding GTP-dependent dephospho-CoA kinase family protein has protein sequence MSEAVATLPPSARASFKEPLGPVFTDALALLEGAGEPLIAVGDVVTAHLGEAGVTPHVAVVDGRTEREAVDPAVTASLPDAARVVDVSSDPGTLSDELVRALVAAIDADDSTRIVVAGEEDLATVPAVLYAPADATVVYGQPGEGMVRATVTAGLRERVRDLAGELETTAAFWRLVERA, from the coding sequence GTGTCCGAGGCCGTCGCGACGCTCCCGCCGAGCGCGCGCGCGTCGTTCAAGGAGCCGCTCGGCCCCGTGTTCACGGACGCCCTCGCCCTCCTCGAGGGCGCGGGCGAGCCCCTGATTGCGGTCGGCGACGTCGTCACTGCCCACCTCGGCGAGGCGGGCGTGACGCCGCACGTCGCCGTCGTGGACGGGAGGACCGAGCGCGAGGCCGTCGACCCCGCGGTCACCGCGAGCCTGCCCGACGCAGCGCGCGTCGTCGACGTCTCCTCCGACCCGGGGACGCTCTCCGACGAGTTGGTGCGCGCGCTCGTCGCGGCCATCGACGCCGACGACTCCACCAGAATCGTCGTGGCTGGCGAGGAGGACCTCGCGACCGTTCCGGCGGTGCTCTACGCGCCGGCGGACGCGACGGTGGTGTACGGACAACCCGGTGAGGGGATGGTGCGCGCGACTGTCACCGCCGGCCTCCGCGAGCGCGTGCGCGACCTCGCGGGCGAACTCGAGACGACCGCGGCGTTCTGGCGGCTCGTCGAGCGCGCGTAG
- the spt4 gene encoding transcription elongation factor subunit Spt4, giving the protein MASNRLACHDCHRIVEPDEEVCPYCGSNDLTEDWAGYVVITHPASSEIAEKMEVTEAGEYALKVR; this is encoded by the coding sequence ATGGCGTCGAACCGTCTCGCCTGCCACGACTGCCACCGCATCGTCGAGCCCGACGAGGAGGTCTGCCCGTACTGCGGGTCGAACGACCTCACCGAGGACTGGGCGGGCTACGTCGTCATCACGCATCCGGCGTCCTCCGAAATCGCGGAGAAGATGGAGGTCACGGAGGCCGGCGAGTACGCGCTGAAGGTCCGCTGA
- a CDS encoding 30S ribosomal protein S27ae, whose translation MPRSDYYNDEGELEKEECPRCGDTFLAEHSDRKHCGKCGYTEWN comes from the coding sequence ATGCCCCGCTCGGACTACTACAACGACGAGGGCGAGCTGGAGAAGGAGGAGTGTCCGCGCTGTGGCGACACGTTCCTCGCGGAGCACTCGGACCGCAAGCACTGCGGGAAGTGCGGCTACACCGAGTGGAACTGA
- a CDS encoding sensor histidine kinase, whose amino-acid sequence MADDEPITVLYVNDDPQLLELISTQLSREAERVDVLTAESADGGRALLDERAVDCVLSDYHLTEETGLALLRDVRAERPEMPFILLTETGDERVASESIEAGVTDYVIQEAIGNQAPLLARKIVTAVEHRRTQRRAERTDRRLREIVSVTEQALWMFDADWSELRFINERHETLFGQSSDALRADPTSFLERVHEADIERVTTAMERASDGEPQVVEYRVEKSEAVELWVESRCKPVRDDDGTVSAIVGISRDVTDRKAHQRELVRKVDQLEEFAGTVAHDLRNPLNVADGSIRLAAAEREGESERLGTALTALERMDTLIGELLERAREGERVGERQRVEFAELVTGSYQNVHAPGSSLDVTASVPLRCDPTRVMEAFENLIRNAVEHGPSDVTVTAGVLDERHGVYIEDDGPGIPEAERERVFEKGYTTAKGGSGFGLAIVERIVSSHGWSIAVRDGTDGGTRFEIVVGAG is encoded by the coding sequence ATGGCGGACGACGAGCCGATCACCGTGCTCTACGTGAACGACGACCCGCAGCTGCTGGAGCTGATCAGCACGCAGCTGTCTCGCGAAGCGGAGCGCGTCGACGTCCTCACCGCGGAATCGGCCGACGGCGGGCGAGCGCTCCTCGACGAGCGCGCCGTCGACTGCGTCCTCTCGGACTACCACCTCACCGAGGAGACCGGCCTCGCGCTCCTCCGCGACGTCCGCGCCGAGCGCCCCGAGATGCCGTTCATCCTCCTGACCGAGACCGGGGACGAGCGAGTGGCGAGCGAGAGCATCGAGGCCGGCGTCACCGACTACGTGATTCAGGAAGCCATCGGGAACCAGGCGCCGCTGCTCGCGCGGAAGATCGTCACCGCCGTCGAGCACCGGCGCACACAGCGGCGAGCCGAGCGGACCGACCGCCGACTGCGCGAAATCGTCTCCGTCACCGAGCAGGCGCTCTGGATGTTCGACGCCGACTGGTCGGAGCTCCGCTTCATCAACGAGCGCCACGAGACGCTGTTCGGCCAGTCGAGCGACGCCCTCCGAGCCGACCCGACGTCGTTCCTCGAGCGCGTCCACGAGGCCGACATCGAGCGCGTGACGACCGCGATGGAGCGCGCGTCCGACGGCGAACCGCAGGTCGTCGAGTACCGGGTCGAGAAGTCCGAGGCCGTCGAGCTGTGGGTCGAGTCGCGGTGTAAGCCCGTGCGCGACGACGACGGCACCGTCTCGGCCATCGTCGGCATCTCGCGGGACGTCACCGACCGGAAAGCCCACCAGCGCGAGCTCGTCCGGAAGGTCGACCAGCTCGAGGAGTTCGCGGGAACGGTCGCACACGACCTCCGGAACCCGCTGAACGTCGCGGACGGGAGCATCAGACTCGCCGCCGCGGAGCGCGAGGGGGAGAGCGAGCGCCTCGGGACGGCGCTCACCGCGCTCGAGCGCATGGACACGCTGATCGGCGAGCTCCTCGAGCGCGCACGCGAGGGCGAACGCGTCGGCGAGCGCCAGCGGGTCGAGTTCGCCGAACTCGTCACCGGGAGCTACCAGAACGTCCACGCGCCCGGGAGCTCGCTCGACGTCACCGCGAGCGTCCCCCTGCGCTGTGACCCCACGCGCGTGATGGAGGCCTTCGAGAACCTGATCCGGAACGCCGTCGAGCACGGCCCGAGCGACGTGACCGTCACGGCGGGCGTGCTCGACGAACGGCACGGCGTCTACATCGAGGACGACGGCCCCGGCATCCCCGAGGCGGAGCGCGAGCGCGTCTTCGAGAAGGGATACACGACCGCGAAAGGCGGGAGCGGCTTCGGGCTCGCCATCGTCGAGCGCATCGTGAGCAGCCACGGCTGGTCGATCGCCGTCCGCGACGGGACGGACGGCGGCACCCGCTTCGAAATCGTCGTCGGCGCGGGCTGA
- a CDS encoding 30S ribosomal protein S24e, which produces MEIDILSEEDNPLLHRRQVQFEIVHDEATPSRLSVRDSLAATLDKDSDEVVIQSLDTKFGMRKTVGYAKVYESPEAAIDVEQDHMLDRNKISADAEAAEAEAEE; this is translated from the coding sequence ATGGAAATCGACATCCTCAGTGAGGAGGACAATCCCCTCCTTCACCGCCGGCAGGTTCAGTTCGAGATCGTTCACGACGAAGCGACGCCGTCGCGCCTCTCCGTCCGCGATTCGCTCGCGGCGACGCTGGACAAGGACAGCGACGAGGTCGTCATTCAGAGCCTCGACACGAAGTTCGGGATGCGCAAGACCGTGGGCTACGCGAAGGTCTACGAGTCCCCGGAGGCCGCCATCGACGTCGAGCAGGACCACATGCTCGACCGCAACAAGATCAGCGCGGACGCGGAGGCCGCCGAGGCGGAGGCTGAGGAATAA